In the genome of Neodiprion pinetum isolate iyNeoPine1 chromosome 2, iyNeoPine1.2, whole genome shotgun sequence, one region contains:
- the LOC124213357 gene encoding leucine-rich repeat-containing protein 57, with the protein MGNSGLKQQYDTASKTGVLNLSNKKLDEFPQGLKALESVLRILDLSGNKFAKLPNDIGDFNSLKNLNVSHNKLGTLPDVLGRLGKLENLNASFNQIRVLPTSMSRLTMLKQVNLSDNQINEFPGVFSGLKHLDVLDLSKNKLTVVPDEASGLHVIELNLNQNQISSISENLAECPRLKTLRLEENCLQLASIPARILRDSKVSTLALEGNLFAMKDFASLEFYEQYMERYTAVKKKMF; encoded by the coding sequence ATGGGAAACTCAGGGCTGAAGCAGCAATACGACACTGCGAGTAAAACCGGTGTGTTGAACTTGTCTAACAAAAAACTTGACGAGTTTCCACAGGGATTGAAGGCGTTGGAATCCGTTCTTAGGATACTCGACCTTTCGGGAAATAAATTCGCCAAGCTGCCGAACGATATTGGCGACTTTAATTCGCTGAAGAATTTAAATGTCAGCCACAACAAACTTGGCACTTTGCCCGATGTGCTCGGGAGGCTTGGAAAGTTGGAAAACTTGAACGCTAGTTTCAATCAGATAAGAGTGCTGCCGACGTCGATGTCGAGGCTAACGATGCTGAAGCAGGTCAACCTCTCCGACAATCAAATAAACGAATTTCCGGGGGTCTTCAGCGGCCTGAAACACCTCGACGTCCTTGACCTTTCGAAAAACAAACTGACCGTCGTGCCGGACGAGGCTTCGGGGCTTCACGTAATCGAGCTGAACCTCAACCAGAACCAGATATCATCGATTTCCGAAAACCTCGCCGAATGTCCACGTCTCAAGACTCTTCGACTCGAGGAAAACTGCCTTCAACTCGCCTCGATTCCCGCTCGTATTCTTAGGGACTCCAAGGTCTCGACACTCGCGCTTGAGGGAAATTTATTCGCTATGAAAGACTTTGCTTCCTTGGAATTTTACGAGCAGTATATGGAAAGGTACACCGCTGTCAAGAAGAAAATGTTTTAA